The following DNA comes from Desulfobaculum xiamenense.
CATATTCTATGACGCTACGGCTGTGCGGGCGCTTATGACGTGCCGCGCGGCGCTAGCCGTCACCTTCGATCCCCAGTGGCAGCGGTTGTGGACAAAGCGCTTCGGCGATCCGCTGCTGGATGCCGAAACGTTCCGTCTTGCCCCGGATGCTGCTCATTTAGCGGAAATCGGCAACAAGCCGAAGACCGTCGATGAGGTTCAGGGGCAGTATATGGGGCTTCTGCGCTTTACGCCCGAGGGGTGGCACGAGGTTGAGATGCTGCGGGAAGCGATGCCGCAGGGTGTGCGGGATGCGATGCACATGACCGGCACGTTGCAGAAGATCATCGAAACCGGTCGGGTGTCCGTCGCCGCGTTGCCGTATTCCGGCATGTGGGGTGAGGTGGACTCCGGCGAGGATCTTGCTGTGTATGCCGCAGGAATTGGGCACGATTTTGCAATGTGACCTGTCGCGTCAAAATTACTGCATTCGGATGGCTGTCCGGGTGATGAATCAGCCTGCAAAGGGCTTTCGCATAGCGAACTGATGGAGCTTGAAGATGGTAGGACTTGAAGAGCGCCTTGACGCGCTGCTGGACGAGGAGTGGAAGGTTTGCGCTATTTTGTATTACGGGAGATCGGGTTCCTTTCTTCTGCATTCGCTTCTTGATTCGCATCCGTCATTGATAAGCCTGCCTTTTGAGACTCCTGGTGTGCATCATTATTTTGGTGATTGGTCGTCGTTTCGAACCAATGCGTTCGAGAAGATGAAGAATGCGATCACGGGTATAGTTGATAAGAGCACGAAGGATGCATTTCACAAGATAGACGAAAAGCGCTTTCTCGATATCATGAGTGGCTTCTTCGTCCGGGACAGGATGGTTTCGAAGAGGTCGTTCTTCATCGCTCTGCATGTGGCATATGCCCTTGCGCATGGGGAGAGCCTCGATGAGATCGAACGTAGCCGATACATCCTGTACCAACATCACGATCCAGAGGCCTTCTCGATGCGGGAATTGGCTAAAGATTTTCCCGAAGTGAAGTTTCTCCAGACCGTTCGCAATCCGGTGCAGACTTTCGGCTCGAACATTTCGGTCACCATTTGCAATTTTAAGCCGTATCCCGTTCAGCCTAGTTTGATGCTGCATATCATCCGCGATCACGTATATGCCGGTGGCGGCGATGATGACATGCGGCGCAGAACGCGGGCCGTGCGGCTTGAAGACATGCACCTGAATACGTATCCGCTCATGAGAGGCATTGCCGAGTGGCTTGGCATTGCGTGGGATGATGTGCTCATGAGGTCGACCAAAAACGGTTTGGTCTATGAAGAAGATTTCAGGCGTCCGTGGGTTCTTGATAAGAAGCATGAGGACCTGTTGAGGGCGTTCGATGTGAAGCGTCTCAAGGCGTTATTTCACCGCAACGCCGAAGCATGGGGTTACGACTGCGAAGGTGTGATGAGTTGTGAACAGCTTTGTGAGACGATTCGCAGCAGCTTCAAATTCTACAAGCATCTCGATTTCGCCATTCACCTTCCTATGCACGAGGAACCACGGCGAGAGTTCGACATAATGATGCATGCATATGCTGCTGATGTTCGTGATGGGAACATGGCTCCGCGTTTTGATGTCGTTCCCTTTGCATAGGGGACGGGCGCTAGATTGACATGCTTTGCGCCGAAGTGCGCATGTTTTGCGTCGATAAGTATTTATAATAATAGGAGGATTTCTCGTGATGGAAACTCGAAATGACGAAGTCGTTCGTGACGCGGGAACGTCCTGCGCAGAGACGACGCTCAAGAGCGCCGTCTGGTTTTTGACCTTCAATTGCAACTATCGCTGCCCGTACTGCTGGGAAGTGCAGCGCATGGAACGCGGCGAATTCAAGCCGGAACCATATGTGGACTCCGCCCGCTGGGTCGAGGCGTGGAATCGGCTGTGCCCGGACGTGCTCGATATCTCCGGCGGCGAGCCGTGGCTCCAGCCGGGCTTCATCGACATGCTTGAAGCCTTTGACGACAGGATCAGGATCGCCATCACGACCAACGCTTCGCACGATCTGACCGAGTTCGTGCAGCGCATCAGCCCGGAGAAGGTGTTCAGCATGACGCTGAGCTATCATCCCTCCCAGCGGATGAATCCCGAATTCTTTCTCGGCAAGTGTCTGCTTCTCAAGAAGCGAGGCTTTCACATCACGGTCAATTTTGTGACGTGGCCCGAGCAGATGTGGCTGCTGCCGCGCGTGAAGAAGATGTTCGAGTCCAACGGCGTGCGCTTCCATGTCGATCCCTACGCGGCCACGCCTTACAAGAAGTATGAGTTCTTTCAGCGGGAGATGGATTTCATTCGCTATTACGTTGGTGATGACCGTGCACATTGGTTCGGTGGCGTGGATACGACTCCCGTATTGTGCAGTGGCGGAATGACGCATTTGAATGTTCAGCCCAATGGCGATGCCTTCCGTTGCATCAATGACAAGATCCTCGACAAGCCGATGGTCGGCAACATTCTCGACGAGAATTTCCGGCTAAACGATAGGTGGACCCATTGCGCCGAGTTCCACCGTTGCCCCGGCTGTGACAAGGACAAGGTACAGGTGCGCAAGCTGGAATCCCCAGAGCAGGAAAAAACGTCAGAACCGTTGTCCTATACGCTTTGATCGGGGGAGGCATGAAACTCAACGTCGGCTGTGGGCCAGACATTCGTCCCGGCTACATCAACATCGACTGGAATCCCGCCTCGGGTGTCAATATTGTCAGTGACGCCCGGGCGTTGCCTTTTGCCGATTGTTCTGTGGACGAGGTGCTTGCCTCGGATATCCTGGAGCACTTTCCCTGGGCCGAGGTTCGTGATGTGTTGCGTGAATGGAAGCGGGTGCTCAAGGGCGGCGGGCGGCTGGAACTGCGTACGCCGGACCTTGGCGGGCTTGTCCGGCTGTACAATGCGCGGCGTCCGGGATGGCGGCGCGAGGATGGCGTGACCAAGGGCGTGGACCCGATAGTCGAACGGCTTTATGGCGGACAGGATTTCCACGGAAATTTCCACTACGTGATCTTCGACCAGCAGTCCCTGCGTGAACTGTTGGAGGAGGAAGGATTTCTTGTCGTCAACATCTCGCCGGACGTGAACGATATTTCGAACCTCATCGCCACTGCCGTGCGTAGGCTATGCGGCGAGGAGGCGTATGTGGCGGAGTCGGACTGCCCGGCCTTCGCCACGTGCCCCATCGTTCGGGATTTCATGCGCCGCGCCGATCAGATCGAAATAGTGGATGATGTGCCCATCCGCTTCTGCTCGGACGACATCCGCTTCTACGAGCCGAAGCATTTGACGAGTAGATCGCTTTCGAAGCTGTGCCCGAGGCTGGCCGAACTGCGTGCCGAATTGGAGGAGGGGAGCCTGACGTGGCAGGGCCCGACCTTCGGGCCAAGCGGATACGCTTTCGCTGCACGGGGATACCTGATCGGTTTGGACGAGCTTGGATGCCCTGCACGGTGTCAGCCCCTTTGGGGCGATTGCAAGTTGAGCTTCAAGGATGTGAGCGATGAGTGAGGCGACGCCCCCCGCATTCAGCGGATATGTGGATGGCTATTTTCGGGAGTTCGACATGCGGACTCCTTTGGATCGGCATACCGCCCAGAGGCTGATTGATCTCGGTAGGCTCAAGTCGGGCGGTGTGTATGTGATTCATCACCCGCCGACCAATCTCTCTCGCGATTTCTATCAGGAATTCCGGTGCGTAAATCCGGGGATGCGGGCCTATGTCGGCTATACGGCCTTTGAGACGGATGGGTTGCCGCCGGGCTGGGCCGAGTCCTGCAACCGGATGGACGAGATATGGGTTCCTTCGCGTTTCAATCTCGAAACGTTTGCCCGCGCCGGAGTGGATAGGGAGCTGCTTCATGTGGTGCCGCACGGTTTCCGTCCGCGCGATTACAGACCAAGCATGACGACACCGCTTACCGTCGGTGAGGCCAAGGGCTTCAACTTTTTGTCTATTTTCGAATGGACGCCGCGCAAGGGATGGGATGCGCTCATCCGCGCGTATGTCGAGGAGTTCTCGCGAGACGAGGATGTCCGGCTCATCATCCGGTCGTATCAGGGAGGAGGCGTCATCGGTGACGTACCCCCTGTGCACGTTCAGTTGGCGCAGTTCCTGCGCGACATCGGGCACGACCCGGATGAGATTCCACGCATTGACTTCATTGATGCCATGGTTCCCTCGGACCTGATGCCGAGCCTGTACAAGGCTGCGGATTGTTTCGTCCTGCCTACGCGTGGCGAGGGCTGGGGAATTCCGTTCACTGAGTCCATGCTTATGGAATTGCCGGTCATCGCCACCCGTTGGAGTGGACACCTGGAATTCATGAACGATTCCAATTCGTATTTGGTGGATGTGGATGGAATCGTGCCTGTCGGCGAGGATCAGGTTCGGACGAACCCCCTTTATGGTGGGCAGAATTGGGCGGAGCCGTCCGTTGGACATCTGCGTGAACTGATGCGTCATGTTTTCGAACATCGGGACGAAGCGGCGCAGGTCGGTAAGCGGGCTCGTACACATATCCTTAATAATTTTACCCATGTGCATGCGGCGGCGATCATCCTTGAACGCAAGCGGGCCTTGCTGTCGCGGCGGGTGCATGCCGTGCCTCGGCAGGATGCGCCGCATCGTGTGCTGTTTCGTTCGAATGTCGCCGGGTTGGGCGGCGCGGGGGATGCTTCCGTGATTTTGGCGCGGCTCAAGGAGGGGCTGGAGGCCAAAGGAATTGCAGTCGATCTCGCGTTCTCTCCGCAGGAGGACATCTCTGCGTACGATCTGGTGCACTATTTCACCATGGACTGGCAGTGGGTACCCGAGGTCGCAGCCCAGAAGGTTCCTGTGGTGTTGACCCCCGTGTGCGGCGATTGCGGTGCGCATGTCGGAATGGCCATGCAGACCGTGGCCGCGTTTCAGGCGGCTGAGTCCGAAGGCGGTAAGGCTGGGCTGGATGATGCGCTTCGTGAGACAGCCGCCCGCCGCTGCCCGGAAGGCGTTCCGTGGGCAATGCGTTTCTGCTTCGACTGCATGGATGCTGTTCTCTCCTTTGGAGATGGCGAGGGACGCATGATTCGGTCGGTCGTTGGTGCGCCGAGTACCGTACATGTCGCACGGATGGGCGGTGATTCTGCCGATTCGGAAGGTAAAGACACGGACGCGAGCCTCTTTGTGCGGACGCATGGGGTGAAGGATTTCGTCTTGTGCGTTACTCCCGTCGGGATGATGCATAATCAGTTGATGCTTTTGCACGCCTTGCGGGATGACGACATTTCGGTGGTTGTGTTGACTGAGCGCGGGCTACAGACGTTTTATGGCGATCTGTGCATGAAGATCAGGCGCGTTGGACCTACTTTTTTTGTTGAGAATGCATCCCCGGAGATGTTGGAATCCGCACGCATGGCTGCCAAAGTGTGCGTCATGCCGGGGTGGGGAGGTTCAGCGTTGCATTCAGTCATTGAGGCGGCGCGTTGCGGATGCAACATTGTCGTTTCCGATGGTGATGACGCCAGAGGATACTTCGCCGACAATGCATGGTATTGCCATCCGGATGATGCACAAGCGATAAGACGTGTCGTGCTGGATGCCTATTCTGCGCCGCGTGATGCTCGGCGAGCAGGGGAATGCGTGTTGAGTGGATGGAATGAGGCTATCGACACCACCATCGCGGTCTACGAAAATCTGTTGCGGCAGTGGTCATCCATGGATGTGGAGACGCATGTGCGCAAACGTGAGGCCCGCGTGGCGGAGGTCCGTTCGTATTTCCTCGTCAAAAATTCGCTACGCAGGCTGACCAGAAACGATCCGCCCCGCGCGGTGCAGGTTGCGCGGGAGATGATACGGAAGTATCCGCAGGACGCTGAACTTCATGAACTGCTGGGTTCCGCACTTTTGCAGACTCGCAATTTCGATGAGGCTGCCGATGCACTGCGTCGGACCATGGAGGTTGGCGGCGTGGATAGGTTGGATTTGCACCTGATGCTCTGTCTTTCGCTGATAGGACAGGAGCGCTTCGAGGACGCCGGGGACGCCTTGCGCGAAGGTTTGCGCCGGGTGCCCGTCACGAGTGATACGGAGCGTAGCATCGTGGCCGAATATCAGGATAGGATAGCCCGGCGTGAAAAGCTCGCTGCGCAGGAGCTTGTCGGGTCCATTCCAGCATCTTGCTGATTGGCACAGAATGATCGGATGAAGAAAATCGAAGGCCCCCGGGGATATTTCCCCGGGGGCCTTCGTCATTATCGCGTTGCGGGCGCTGGAGCTAGGCCGTGGCTTCGGCCAGTTCTTCGGTGTTCAGCACACCGGATTCCAGCATCACCTTCTCCAGAGCGGCCCGGGTGTCGGGCTGCATGGGGACGAGGGGGAGGCGGAATTCTTCGGTGCACATGCCCATCATGGACACGGCGGTCTTGACGGGGATGGGGTTGGTCTCGCTGAACAGGGCGCGGCACAGCGGCGCCATGTGGTAGTGCAGCTTGCGTGCGGTGGCGATGTCGCCCTCGGCGAAGGCCTTGCACATGCCGGACATGGCGGCGGGCATCACGTTGGAGACCACGGAGATGACGCCGCAGCCGCCGAGCGCGAGCAGGGGCAGCACGGTGAAATCGTCGCCGGAGAGCATACAGAAGTCTTCTCCGCACAGCTCGATCATCTCGGAAACCTGCTTCAGGTTGCCGGTGGCTTCCTTCACGCCCACCACTTCGGGCACGGCGTCCTTGATGGCCTTGAGCGTTGCGGGCTGGACGTTCAGGGCCGTGCGGCCGGGAACGTTGTACACCACGATGGGAATGGAGACTTCGGTGGCGATGGCCTTGAAGTGCGCCACAAGCCCGGCGGGCGTCGGCTTGTTGTAGTAGGGAGTGATGAGCAGCGCGCCATCGGCCCCCGCTTCCTTGGCGTAGCGGGTCAGCTCGATGGCTTCGAGCGTATTGTTGGACCCGGAACCGGCCAGAACCGGAACGCGGCCCTTGACCTGATCCACGCAAATCTTGATGACCCGGCCGTGCTCGGCGTGAGTCAGCGTGGCCGATTCACCGGTGGTGCCGCAGGGCACGAGACCGTCGATGCCCTGTTCGATCTGCCATTCGATGAATGCGCGAAAGGCTTCCTCGTCGATTTCGCCGTTTCTGAACGGCGTAACAAGAGCGCTGAACGCTCCCTTGAATTGCATGCTGCTCCTCCTCATCTGGCGCGTAGCGCGGAGATGGCTATTCCAATGGGGCAATGCCCATCGATTCGGGATACATTTCGCCATGGTAGGTCATCAGGGCCTTGCCCTGGAGAAAGACCGTACCGTTTTCAATGGATATTTGCAAAACCTCACCGCCGGAGGTGGTCAGTTCCACCTCGGGGCCGACGAGGCCAAGCGTGTGCGCGATGAGCGCCGACGCCGCGGCACCCGTGCCACATGCGAAGGTTTCGCCCTCCACGCCACGCTCGTATGTGCGCAGGAAAAGGCGCTTGTCGTCGCGAACCTGAATGAAATTGGCGTTGGTGCCTGCGGGCGCGAAGTGCTCGTGCATGCGGATGGCGCGGCCAACGGTCATGATGTCAACGGCCTTGACGTCCTCGCAGACGACCACGGCGTGAGGCACGCCCGTGTTCACGAAATGGACGGTCGTTTCGTGGCCAGCCACATTGAGCTTCGCACCGAGTGCAAGCCCTGTGGGCGGGGTGAGTTCGACCTTCACGAGGTCCGTTCCCTCAAGAACATGGGCATGGATGGGACCGGCGTCCGTGCCGAAAACGTGGGTTGCCCCGGCCAGACCGATGCGGTGGGCGAGGCTGGCCGCGCAGCGCGAACCGTTGCCACACATCTCGGCGCGCGAGCCGTCCGCGTTGTAGAAATGCCAGACGTAGTCCACGTCGGGGCGCTCGGGGGTGTCCTGAAGGAAGATGAGCCCGTCCGCTCCGACGCCGAATCCGCGAGGGCAGACGCGCGAGGCCCATTCGGACATCTCGCTCTGGGGAAGACACAGTTCCCGGTTGTCGATGAGAACGAAATCATTGCCGCTGCCGTGCATTTTGAAGAATGGCACGCCAGCGCTTCGGGGTGTGGTCATGTAAGCCTTCCGGAAAAGTTGTGGATGGGAACGAAGCGGCAGTTTCGCGCTTTTTGTAATGAAGCGCAAGCCCTAGCGGGCGTCGGGGAAGTGTTCGCGCACGAACTGCGCCATGTCCGCATCGGCATCGACGGTCTCGCGCAGGGGGCGGAAATCGAGGACGAGATTGGCCTCGCGCTCCCAGTGCCAGTCCTTGCGGGCGCGATCGGGCCATTCGTTGATGCGCAGAATATGGACGGCGCGGCCCTTGGAGTAGGCGCGGACCCAGAAGGTCTTTGCTTCGGCCTCGAAGCGGCCGGCAAGGCCGGGGCCGGGACCGGCACCGAGCATGATGTCCACGGCGGGCGGATTTTCGGTGAGGAAGGCCAATTCCCCCGTGTAGCCCCACGGGCTGACGGCGACGACGAGCTTCGTGCGCTCGCGCAGTTTGGCGGCCTTGTCGAGGATGCTTCGGACCATGTAGCGGGGGGCTTTTTCCTGCCCGGCGGGGAGCATGGGCAGGAAAAGCACGCCAATGTCGTCCTGCCCCACGCGGATGGTGGTCATCTTGACATTGGCGGATGCCGTGCGCCAGCCGTCGAGGCTGGTTACGCCGGACTTGGTGAGCCAGTTGGCCTCGCGCGGGGCGAGGTAGCCCATGTCGTAGCCCAGCCGGGCGTAGGCATCGGCGAGGGAAATGGCGAGATTCGCGGGACCGTCCGGTTGGGATTCGTCGTGGTCGACGAATTCGAACGGTCCCGCGATGAAGAGCAGACGATCACCC
Coding sequences within:
- a CDS encoding UshA-like (seleno)protein family 2, whose protein sequence is MGGLDRRASVFASLREEDAKGDRLLFIAGPFEFVDHDESQPDGPANLAISLADAYARLGYDMGYLAPREANWLTKSGVTSLDGWRTASANVKMTTIRVGQDDIGVLFLPMLPAGQEKAPRYMVRSILDKAAKLRERTKLVVAVSPWGYTGELAFLTENPPAVDIMLGAGPGPGLAGRFEAEAKTFWVRAYSKGRAVHILRINEWPDRARKDWHWEREANLVLDFRPLRETVDADADMAQFVREHFPDAR
- a CDS encoding class I SAM-dependent methyltransferase; translation: MKLNVGCGPDIRPGYINIDWNPASGVNIVSDARALPFADCSVDEVLASDILEHFPWAEVRDVLREWKRVLKGGGRLELRTPDLGGLVRLYNARRPGWRREDGVTKGVDPIVERLYGGQDFHGNFHYVIFDQQSLRELLEEEGFLVVNISPDVNDISNLIATAVRRLCGEEAYVAESDCPAFATCPIVRDFMRRADQIEIVDDVPIRFCSDDIRFYEPKHLTSRSLSKLCPRLAELRAELEEGSLTWQGPTFGPSGYAFAARGYLIGLDELGCPARCQPLWGDCKLSFKDVSDE
- a CDS encoding glycosyltransferase is translated as MSEATPPAFSGYVDGYFREFDMRTPLDRHTAQRLIDLGRLKSGGVYVIHHPPTNLSRDFYQEFRCVNPGMRAYVGYTAFETDGLPPGWAESCNRMDEIWVPSRFNLETFARAGVDRELLHVVPHGFRPRDYRPSMTTPLTVGEAKGFNFLSIFEWTPRKGWDALIRAYVEEFSRDEDVRLIIRSYQGGGVIGDVPPVHVQLAQFLRDIGHDPDEIPRIDFIDAMVPSDLMPSLYKAADCFVLPTRGEGWGIPFTESMLMELPVIATRWSGHLEFMNDSNSYLVDVDGIVPVGEDQVRTNPLYGGQNWAEPSVGHLRELMRHVFEHRDEAAQVGKRARTHILNNFTHVHAAAIILERKRALLSRRVHAVPRQDAPHRVLFRSNVAGLGGAGDASVILARLKEGLEAKGIAVDLAFSPQEDISAYDLVHYFTMDWQWVPEVAAQKVPVVLTPVCGDCGAHVGMAMQTVAAFQAAESEGGKAGLDDALRETAARRCPEGVPWAMRFCFDCMDAVLSFGDGEGRMIRSVVGAPSTVHVARMGGDSADSEGKDTDASLFVRTHGVKDFVLCVTPVGMMHNQLMLLHALRDDDISVVVLTERGLQTFYGDLCMKIRRVGPTFFVENASPEMLESARMAAKVCVMPGWGGSALHSVIEAARCGCNIVVSDGDDARGYFADNAWYCHPDDAQAIRRVVLDAYSAPRDARRAGECVLSGWNEAIDTTIAVYENLLRQWSSMDVETHVRKREARVAEVRSYFLVKNSLRRLTRNDPPRAVQVAREMIRKYPQDAELHELLGSALLQTRNFDEAADALRRTMEVGGVDRLDLHLMLCLSLIGQERFEDAGDALREGLRRVPVTSDTERSIVAEYQDRIARREKLAAQELVGSIPASC
- the dapF gene encoding diaminopimelate epimerase; its protein translation is MTTPRSAGVPFFKMHGSGNDFVLIDNRELCLPQSEMSEWASRVCPRGFGVGADGLIFLQDTPERPDVDYVWHFYNADGSRAEMCGNGSRCAASLAHRIGLAGATHVFGTDAGPIHAHVLEGTDLVKVELTPPTGLALGAKLNVAGHETTVHFVNTGVPHAVVVCEDVKAVDIMTVGRAIRMHEHFAPAGTNANFIQVRDDKRLFLRTYERGVEGETFACGTGAAASALIAHTLGLVGPEVELTTSGGEVLQISIENGTVFLQGKALMTYHGEMYPESMGIAPLE
- a CDS encoding phosphocholine cytidylyltransferase family protein, coding for MRAIILAAGRGSRMKNLTDDRPKCLVELHGRALLDWQLHALRGGGIDDIAIVTGYRREMLANRGLVEFHNSRWAQTNMVTSLSCAREWLEAAPCVVSYSDIFYDATAVRALMTCRAALAVTFDPQWQRLWTKRFGDPLLDAETFRLAPDAAHLAEIGNKPKTVDEVQGQYMGLLRFTPEGWHEVEMLREAMPQGVRDAMHMTGTLQKIIETGRVSVAALPYSGMWGEVDSGEDLAVYAAGIGHDFAM
- the dapA gene encoding 4-hydroxy-tetrahydrodipicolinate synthase codes for the protein MQFKGAFSALVTPFRNGEIDEEAFRAFIEWQIEQGIDGLVPCGTTGESATLTHAEHGRVIKICVDQVKGRVPVLAGSGSNNTLEAIELTRYAKEAGADGALLITPYYNKPTPAGLVAHFKAIATEVSIPIVVYNVPGRTALNVQPATLKAIKDAVPEVVGVKEATGNLKQVSEMIELCGEDFCMLSGDDFTVLPLLALGGCGVISVVSNVMPAAMSGMCKAFAEGDIATARKLHYHMAPLCRALFSETNPIPVKTAVSMMGMCTEEFRLPLVPMQPDTRAALEKVMLESGVLNTEELAEATA
- a CDS encoding radical SAM protein, translated to METRNDEVVRDAGTSCAETTLKSAVWFLTFNCNYRCPYCWEVQRMERGEFKPEPYVDSARWVEAWNRLCPDVLDISGGEPWLQPGFIDMLEAFDDRIRIAITTNASHDLTEFVQRISPEKVFSMTLSYHPSQRMNPEFFLGKCLLLKKRGFHITVNFVTWPEQMWLLPRVKKMFESNGVRFHVDPYAATPYKKYEFFQREMDFIRYYVGDDRAHWFGGVDTTPVLCSGGMTHLNVQPNGDAFRCINDKILDKPMVGNILDENFRLNDRWTHCAEFHRCPGCDKDKVQVRKLESPEQEKTSEPLSYTL
- a CDS encoding sulfotransferase, with translation MVGLEERLDALLDEEWKVCAILYYGRSGSFLLHSLLDSHPSLISLPFETPGVHHYFGDWSSFRTNAFEKMKNAITGIVDKSTKDAFHKIDEKRFLDIMSGFFVRDRMVSKRSFFIALHVAYALAHGESLDEIERSRYILYQHHDPEAFSMRELAKDFPEVKFLQTVRNPVQTFGSNISVTICNFKPYPVQPSLMLHIIRDHVYAGGGDDDMRRRTRAVRLEDMHLNTYPLMRGIAEWLGIAWDDVLMRSTKNGLVYEEDFRRPWVLDKKHEDLLRAFDVKRLKALFHRNAEAWGYDCEGVMSCEQLCETIRSSFKFYKHLDFAIHLPMHEEPRREFDIMMHAYAADVRDGNMAPRFDVVPFA